A single region of the Epinephelus moara isolate mb chromosome 14, YSFRI_EMoa_1.0, whole genome shotgun sequence genome encodes:
- the qrsl1 gene encoding glutamyl-tRNA(Gln) amidotransferase subunit A, mitochondrial isoform X1 produces the protein MLSLTIREVSLALREGRITPTELCKKCLNRIKKTQHLNAYITVTEELALKQAQEAETRLLQGAPKGPLDGIPFAVKDNFCTEKIKTTCASRMLKDYTPPYNATVVQKLVDQGAVLIGKTNMDEFAMGAGSTDGFLGPVRNPWSYAAPYREQTGAAPDTDWVVTGGSSGGSAAAVASLTSYLALGSDTGGSTRNPGALCGVVALKPTYGLLSRHGLIPLVNSMDVPGIITRSVGDAVTVLDILQGLDIRDSTTIPAPSSLTELPEYFDVKNICVGIPKEYHAPGLSEETVAQWSRVADMFERAQARVKQVSLPHTQHSIVCYHVLCHAEVASNMARFDGLEYGHRSEVDSSTEAMYATSRHEGFNDVVRGRILSGNYFLLKQNYLHYFVKAQKVRRLIADDFKRVFSSGVDVLLTPTTLTDAARYSDFTQEDNRTRSAQEDVFTQPVNMAGLPAVSVPTALSRRGLPIGLQLIGPALQDKKLLSVAQWIEQRVGFPSISDYEDSSESRSDQREQTSAV, from the exons ATGCTCAGCCTGACAATAAGAGAG GTGTCTTTGGCGCTCAGGGAGGGAAGAATCACCCCAACAGAGCTCTGCAAAAAGTGTCTGAACCGCAtcaagaaaacacaacatcttAACGCTTACATCACTGTGACAGAGGAGTTGGCACTGAAGCAGGCTCAAGAAGCAGAGACCAGACtgctgcaag GTGCCCCCAAAGGTCCTCTGGATGGAATCCCCTTTGCAGTGAAGGACAACTTTTGCACAGAAAAGATTAAGACAACATGTGCCTCCAGGATGCTTAAAG ACTACACTCCACCCTACAATGCCACAGTGGTCCAGAAGCTTGTTGACCAAGGGGCTGTCCTCATCGGGAAGACCAACATGGATGAGTTTGCTATGGG TGCGGGCAGTACAGATGGGTTTTTGGGCCCGGTGAGAAACCCCTGGAGCTATGCTGCTCCCTACAGAGAGCAGACAGGGGCAGCGCCAGACACTGACTGGGTCGTCACTGGCGGAAGTTCAGGAGGAAGTGCTGCAGCTGTGGCCTCACTCACCAGCTACCT GGCTTTGGGTTCAGACACAGGTGGTTCAACTCGTAATCCTGGAGCACTGTGTGGTGTTGTGGCCCTGAAGCCTACTTATGGTCTGCTGTCCAGACATGGTCTCATCCCCCTGGTCAACTCCATGGACGTCCCCGGCATTATAACCCGCAGTGTCGGTGATGCAGTCACTGTCCTAG ATATCCTCCAAGGCCTTGATATCAGAGACTCAACAACAATCCCAGCTCCCTCGTCACTGACAGAACTACCTGAATACTTTGATGTCAAGAACATCTGTGTAGGCATCCCCAAG GAGTACCACGCCCCGGGGCTTTCTGAGGAGACTGTAGCACAGTGGAGTCGTGTTGCTGACATGTTTGAGAGGGCGCAGGCGCGGGTGAAGCAGGTATCCCTCCCCCACACCCAGCACTCCATTGTGTGCTACCACGTCCTGTGCCACGCCGAGGTGGCGTCTAACATGGCCCGTTTTGACGGCCTAGAATACG GTCATCGCAGCGAGGTGGACAGCTCGACAGAAGCCATGTATGCCACAAGCAGACATGAGGGCTTCAACGATGTAGTGAGAGGGAGGATACTGTCTGGAAACTACTTCCTGCTCAAACA GAACTACCTGCACTACTTTGTAAAGGCTCAGAAAGTCCGCCGGCTGATCGCAGACGATTTCAAACGCGTGTTCAGCTCAGGTGTCGACGTACTGCTGACGCCCACCACTCTGACTGATGCAGCCCGTTACTCTGACTTCACACAGGAAGACAACCGAACACGCAGCGCGCAGGAAGACGTCTTCACTCAGCCCGTCAACATGGCAG GTCTCCCTGCTGTTTCTGTGCCAACTGCTTTATCAAGACGGGGCCTTCCCATTGGTTTACAGCTTATAGGCCCCGCCCTCCAAGACAAGAAGCTGCTCAGTGTTGCCCAGTGGATCGAGCAGAGGGTTGGGTTTCCCTCCATTAGTGACTATGAAGACTCCAGTGAGAGCAGGAGTGACCAAAGAGAGCAGACTTCAGCTGTATGA
- the qrsl1 gene encoding glutamyl-tRNA(Gln) amidotransferase subunit A, mitochondrial isoform X2 produces MLKDYTPPYNATVVQKLVDQGAVLIGKTNMDEFAMGAGSTDGFLGPVRNPWSYAAPYREQTGAAPDTDWVVTGGSSGGSAAAVASLTSYLALGSDTGGSTRNPGALCGVVALKPTYGLLSRHGLIPLVNSMDVPGIITRSVGDAVTVLDILQGLDIRDSTTIPAPSSLTELPEYFDVKNICVGIPKEYHAPGLSEETVAQWSRVADMFERAQARVKQVSLPHTQHSIVCYHVLCHAEVASNMARFDGLEYGHRSEVDSSTEAMYATSRHEGFNDVVRGRILSGNYFLLKQNYLHYFVKAQKVRRLIADDFKRVFSSGVDVLLTPTTLTDAARYSDFTQEDNRTRSAQEDVFTQPVNMAGLPAVSVPTALSRRGLPIGLQLIGPALQDKKLLSVAQWIEQRVGFPSISDYEDSSESRSDQREQTSAV; encoded by the exons ATGCTTAAAG ACTACACTCCACCCTACAATGCCACAGTGGTCCAGAAGCTTGTTGACCAAGGGGCTGTCCTCATCGGGAAGACCAACATGGATGAGTTTGCTATGGG TGCGGGCAGTACAGATGGGTTTTTGGGCCCGGTGAGAAACCCCTGGAGCTATGCTGCTCCCTACAGAGAGCAGACAGGGGCAGCGCCAGACACTGACTGGGTCGTCACTGGCGGAAGTTCAGGAGGAAGTGCTGCAGCTGTGGCCTCACTCACCAGCTACCT GGCTTTGGGTTCAGACACAGGTGGTTCAACTCGTAATCCTGGAGCACTGTGTGGTGTTGTGGCCCTGAAGCCTACTTATGGTCTGCTGTCCAGACATGGTCTCATCCCCCTGGTCAACTCCATGGACGTCCCCGGCATTATAACCCGCAGTGTCGGTGATGCAGTCACTGTCCTAG ATATCCTCCAAGGCCTTGATATCAGAGACTCAACAACAATCCCAGCTCCCTCGTCACTGACAGAACTACCTGAATACTTTGATGTCAAGAACATCTGTGTAGGCATCCCCAAG GAGTACCACGCCCCGGGGCTTTCTGAGGAGACTGTAGCACAGTGGAGTCGTGTTGCTGACATGTTTGAGAGGGCGCAGGCGCGGGTGAAGCAGGTATCCCTCCCCCACACCCAGCACTCCATTGTGTGCTACCACGTCCTGTGCCACGCCGAGGTGGCGTCTAACATGGCCCGTTTTGACGGCCTAGAATACG GTCATCGCAGCGAGGTGGACAGCTCGACAGAAGCCATGTATGCCACAAGCAGACATGAGGGCTTCAACGATGTAGTGAGAGGGAGGATACTGTCTGGAAACTACTTCCTGCTCAAACA GAACTACCTGCACTACTTTGTAAAGGCTCAGAAAGTCCGCCGGCTGATCGCAGACGATTTCAAACGCGTGTTCAGCTCAGGTGTCGACGTACTGCTGACGCCCACCACTCTGACTGATGCAGCCCGTTACTCTGACTTCACACAGGAAGACAACCGAACACGCAGCGCGCAGGAAGACGTCTTCACTCAGCCCGTCAACATGGCAG GTCTCCCTGCTGTTTCTGTGCCAACTGCTTTATCAAGACGGGGCCTTCCCATTGGTTTACAGCTTATAGGCCCCGCCCTCCAAGACAAGAAGCTGCTCAGTGTTGCCCAGTGGATCGAGCAGAGGGTTGGGTTTCCCTCCATTAGTGACTATGAAGACTCCAGTGAGAGCAGGAGTGACCAAAGAGAGCAGACTTCAGCTGTATGA